A stretch of Besnoitia besnoiti strain Bb-Ger1 chromosome V, whole genome shotgun sequence DNA encodes these proteins:
- a CDS encoding hypothetical protein (encoded by transcript BESB_059390) has translation MSCVSKINYECAWPSRYLTDRLSRLADRLAFQIVDHPDFFLRRAAFFGFCFLLVTVGALLFSFGLPSFGDQTVASRHPDGPRFASLSPLWDSQPPANLSPKRGPTSPSAASEEAQVQLIQALEVRALAPLPAANQNSGEVPRASPSAIPELVSAPNESPVTGQVNDKETALHSHQVDDEDPPPPPSPLSASNLLFSSFAPLRSPHAASSELSSSSPEDEGSQSRLSRAWGGDRGGGWGGLVATAVGWRDSRVVARARSWLGRAFHVGYAAGPALFLPQRGDARESGDTLKRFFGEANRVTQLLYVNEETGHRQHTEPEAAQEWDAVPDDAGERAKRGGRRPTEPDEFDTLPRRVSRGESGEDESDVGERGGGGGPRAASDRLNAARGGASPEEPSEANCEGAQPTEGRIVTSLPASRPESRPSPSSSVALLGVECPGGVRGAGEPPMRAGAVRDAEKADDASAARAQEVRRRRLSGDDLGSARTGPLPANSPSAHVLPGLFHSSFSIDTDAPAPSPHSFPSVLSPPSSSPCSLAASVSSAPAASNSRRHVRPNQSSGLLAKSVLREVWASQHAFQTAVKAGSKSWHDLCAATPTATRTVGSVCVASGLFGNYEAVVGVPIDSPQAFDTAFDGAQTNNATLLHYGAAYLSTSSYAPLSLLFDPRGHRKARGIGLQEEPTSTETEQERMMQSAEGESLDTETQKTRDRGGPTEASGERVAALTMVADEMLIADRGRTRGMQGKVTTSLDFRLARADALMFTYELDNHKGRSEDLDAWEVAAMEWVQKENHEKAKALTGEVETAWISGMTADRAQSVGRDRPTSQTVEEGGGGSRHAADEPVRLRQQRHVDSSFVPMSDAAAMSSASPSPLSVSRSSSAALNSGLDEPDARWSVHIFNSQIAFRECGLAAARETPLLLYTVFLVSVFLMSAFAALGVRPLRTCVRLTLGALVVTLFSLSVSFCVCHLLLREPVTPLAPLVVHMLLGLVCHNSILTLLQLRRSSARELRKDETRRAEMAQPHYSAWPAFASACVHASRPSLASSVYAGSVRDGANAAQADGDGVSWAGSAGNSPFAFCPVEQIHGSQPHRIFPPAPGHASAHFSGSVSGDSRLPPSDRPFSFDAPGRAPPPRGPWPPRNDNLASLRADGAQGAPPGFSSASISQQAGLYQLSDCGRVPWQQLLLRSDSKLRALRRVISSSFSSLLLMSLTCVAVLSLTSTLDLPAVAYVARATACVAASGFIFHLFFFCPLLVRLEQPSLAFAVDAIVASPVVITVREGSLTGSDPRETGAGASHAAAERAKSDPKAAGAGGSGQARRDGREGVERACVRCRETAAWRRSECHSEATRTQRELHKPFWPRDHGPVSPRSSLSFIDQTCAPPRAVQPQLGGPAFCHGSDFGAHDSEDSLSDSSSCSAQPAWPPADLGCRHLPSAFCGRPLPVDSAPVLPPLISGLQVFLHSPACLDVPCASPFASCPSRAGDSVRGDALDGAATPPLDLHATGYDRVAGPATLPPAFVTRAIVARPSAEVDSEDSLGSSGASDRLVGGDASPGPATGTARTQPSPTRSGDASVELSGEATPAMQALRGDAPSAARQIQQRRGRATPARELASQYAASDNEAEVVSADSDDSFSLAKEDADIAGIRALERHVTEALLPNQDEEIDARATSPGGGPFRVDSLVARASQRGASAHANPSAGGTRPLGASAGVERLSSRESDGGESGADTPSGDERRCGCPGGTEHGGRGRAGRTQAGNDGDAAPLERERVPGGGDAKRRAGASESVMPCTQNRQPGETADAVRRAAEAKGEERGPNRGRRGERQRRRERKGIRVWDFFARRRNRRIVMTLFSLATVTSGLLCRHLSPFFDILPFLRRDAPLLSFFNAVAFFWPAGMPSAAFLVLPSEDQFEYREAKQRQRIITFLEELEALPEIQGSSRSWITDLEAHVNGTASADASGHVPPAIVPECPYLPANTTARRAFPFDSALHFNSRLREWIADGDNTVCALSSLEQNDTEATASEKAPWLKNVVPPLYKSAYIRLSNNDTRIEASCILLTTLYRPDNPLANVETKRKLERMVQEKLSLDGAFIYANWFEEAERDERIFATVCKQLLLVAGGLGLLLAFLISPAGALFVSLLLTTTSLMIASCLVILGASIDVISLLALFMCATFAAEYGTHVVYLFLHTSEARSQAGSRVPRVVWDGERWKRQPRQLAHPATAVKPSRRAAIRVWKCARRAISTLALSAASKFVGIFLLIFARNFAFRAFCFLTGLALFVSAAAAAIVGPMLLYYLEPLFPTFVPSGRQTRSGIVY, from the exons GACGGACCTCGTTTTGCAAGCCTCTCTCCACTGTGGGACTCCCAACCCCCCGCAAATCTGTCTCCAAAGCGCGGGCCTACCTCTccttccgctgcctctgaGGAGGCACAGGTTCAACTTATTCAGGCACTAGAGGTGCGTGCACTGGCGCCCTTACCTGCTGCAAACCAGAACTCTGGCGAAGTtccacgcgcgtcgccgtcggcaaTACCTGAGCTTGTGTCGGCTCCAAATGAATCTCCGGTCACTGGGCAGGTGAACGACAAGGAAACTGCGTTGCATTCCCATCAGGTCGACGATGAAgaccctcctcctcctccctctccgctttCCGCTTCTAatcttctcttctcgtccttcGCGCCCCTGCGCTCTCCCCACGCAGCCTCATCCGAGTTGTCATCCTCTTCTCCGGAAGACGAAGGCTCTCAATCTCGTCTCTCCAGGGCGTGGGGCGGCGACAGGGGCGGCGGCTGGGGCGGGCTGgtggcgaccgcggtcggatGGAGGGATTCGCGGGTTGTCGCCAGGGCCCGCTCTTGGTTAGGCCGCGCCTTCCACGTGGGATATGCCGCAGGCCCTGCACTCTTCCtcccgcagagaggcgacgcgcgagagagcggagatACGCTGAAACGTTTCTTTGGAGAGGCGAATCGCGTCACGCAGTTGCTGTACGTCAACGAGGAAACGGGACACCGACAGCACACTGAACCAGAAGCCGCCCAGGAGTGGGACGCCGTTCCAGACGAcgctggagagagagcgaagagaggcggTAGACGGCCCACTGAGCCAGATGAATTTGACACGCTACCCCGACGAGTGTCCCGGGGCGAATCGGGAGAGGACGAGTCCGACGTCGGTGAgcgtggcggaggcggaggccctAGAGCAGCGTCAGACCGTTTGAACGcagcgcggggcggcgcctccccgGAGGAGCCTTCAGAGGCTAACTGTGAGGGAGCACAACCCACTGAGGGACGCATCGTGACCAGCTTGCCGGCGAGTCGGCCGGAGTCGCGCCCGTCcccgtcttcctctgtcGCACTCCTTGGAGTGGAGTGCCCTGgcggcgtgcgaggcgcaggcgaaccCCCCATGCGCGCTGGAGCAGTGAGAGATGCCGAGAAAGCCGACgacgcttccgccgctcgtGCGCAGGAGGTGCGACGCCGTCGGCTCTCTGGAGACGACCTCGGCTCGGCACGGACCGGACCGCTTCCGGCGAACTCGCCTTCCGCACACGTTCTGCCCGGGCTCTTCCATTCTTCTTTCTCGATTGACACAGACGCTCCAGCCCCGTCTCCGCACTCGTTTCCCTCCGTGCTCTCTCCTCCATCCTCGTCTCCCTGCTCGTTAGCGGCGTCGGTGTCTTCCGCTCCCGCAGCGTCCAACTCGCGGCGCCATGTGCGCCCGAATCAGAGCTCGGGGCTGCTGGCGAAGAGCGTGCTGAGGGAAGTATGGGCTTCTCAGCATGCATTCCAGACGGCAGTAAAGGCGGGGAGCAAGAGCTGGCACgacctctgcgccgccacacCGACCGCCACCCGCACCGTCG GGTCTGTgtgcgtcgccagcggcctCTTTGGCAATTATGAGGCCGTCGTAGGCGTTCCCATCGACTCTCCGCAAGCGTTTGATACCGCCTTCGATG gcgcacagACTAACAACGCGACCCTCCTGCACTACGGCGCCGCGTATCTTTCCACGTCTTCCTACGCGCCTCTCAGTCTCCTTTTTGACCCGCGAGGCCACAGAAAGGCCCGCGGCATCGGGCTTCAGGAAGAGCCCACTTCCACGGAAACAGAGCAAGAGCGCATGATGCAAAGCGCGGAGGGGGAGTCGCTGGATACGGAGACACAGAAGAcacgcgacagaggcggcccgaccgaggcgagcggagagcGCGTGGCAGCACTGACAATGGTGGCAGATGAGATGCTCATTGCGGATAGAGGACGCACACGAGGGATGCAGGGCAAGGTTACAACGTCGCTTGACTTCCGCCTAGCTCGTGCGGACGCGCTCATGTTTACTTATGAGTTAGACAATCATAAAGGGCGTTCAGAGGACCTTGACGCGTGGGAAGTGGCTGCGATGGAATGGGTGCAAAAGGAGAATCACGAGAAAGCCAAGGCGCTCACGGGAGAGGTTGAGACTGCGTGGATATCAGGGATGACAGCGGATAGGGCTCAGTCCGTAGGCCGTGACCGACCAACTTCGCAAACGGTCGAAGAAGGCGGGGGCGGTTCTCGCCACGCGGCGGATGAGCCCGTGCGATTGCGTCAACAGCGTCATGTGGACTCGTCTTTCGTTCCAATGTCGGATGCTGCGGCTATGTCTTCCGCTTCACCGTCTCCTTTGTCTGTCTCCCGgtcttcctctgctgcgctgaACTCCGGCCTGGACGAGCCAGATGCGCGTTGGTCGGTGCATATCTTCAACTCTCAGATCGCGTTTCGCGagtgcggcctcgcggctgcgcgagagacgccccTGTTGCTTTACACGGTGTTTCTTGTTTCTGTCTTTCTCATGTCTgcgttcgccgctctcggcgtTCGTCCGCTGAGAACGTGTGTGCGCCTCActctcggcgccctcgttGTCACGTTGTTTTCTCTTTCAGTCAGCTTCTGCGTTTGTCATCTTCTCTTGCGCGAGCCTGTGACGCCCTTGGCGCCCCTCGTGGTGCATATGCTTctcggcctcgtctgccACAATTCGATTCTCACGCTtctccagctgcggcgctccagcgcgaggGAGCTGCGGAAGGATgaaacgcggagagcggagatGGCGCAGCCTCATTATTCTGCATGGCCtgcgttcgcctctgcgtgtgtgcatgcgtcgcgcccatcgctcgcctcttcagTCTACGCCGGAAGCGTGCGCGATGGAGCGAATGCTGCTCaagcggacggcgacggcgtgtcTTGGGCGGGGAGTGCAGGAAACTCTCCATTTGCGTTTTGTCCGGTAGAGCAGATCCACGGAAGCCAGCCTCACAGAATTTTTCCACCGGCGCCGGGTCACGCGAGTGCGCACTTCTCTGGGAGTGTCTCCGGTGACTCACGGCTGCCTCCGTCGGACAGGCCTTTCTCGTTCGACGCTCCTGGGCGCGCACCCCCTCCACGCGGGCCGTGGCCTCCTCGGAACGACAACTtggcttctctgcgcgcggatGGCGCGCAGGGTGCGCCGCCGGGCTTTTCGTCAGCGTCCATCAGCCAGCAGGCAGGGCTTTACCAACTGTCAGACTGCGGGAGAGTGCCCTGGCAGCAACTTCTGCTTCGGAGCGACAGCAAGCTGCGCGCGTTGCGTCGAGTCAtctcttcgtctttttcGTCCCTTCTGCTGATGTCTCTCACGTGCGTTGCCGTTCTTTCGCTCACGTCGACGCTCGATCTGCCTGCGGTCGCGTACGTCGCGCGAGCCACTGCTTGCGTTGCCGCCTCTGGGTTCATCTTCcacctcttcttcttctgtcccctcctcgtccgcctcgagcagccgtcgctcgcc TTCGCGGTCGACGCCATAGTCGCGTCGCCCGTGGTCATTACAGTTCGCGAGGGAAGCTTGACTGGATCCGATCCCAGAGAGACGGGAGCTGGCGCGTCCCACGCGGCCGCTGAGAGGGCAAAAAGCGACCCAAAAGCGGCCGGAGCCGGGGGAAGCGGTCAAGCGCGACGCGACGGACGCGAAGGCGTGgagcgcgcatgcgtgcgctgTCGTGAGACTGCAGCATGGCGGCGCTCGGAGTGCCATTcggaagcgacgcggacgcagcgagaGCTGCACAAGCCGTTCTGGCCTCGGGATCATGGCCCtgtgtcgccgcgctcgtcaCTCTCTTTTATCGACCAAacatgcgcgccgccgcgtgcagtTCAGCCTCAACTTGGAGGCCCGGCGTTCTGCCATGGCAGCGACTTCGGCGCGCACGATTCGGAGGACTCGCTGAGTGACTCGAGCTCCTGTTCGGCACAGCCTGCGTGGCCGCCGGCCGATTTGGGCTGCAGGCACTTGCCGTCTGCCTTCTGTGGGCGCCCGCTTCCTGTGGACAGCGCGCCTGTGTTGCCGCCTCTGATCTCTGGACTCCAGGTGTTCCTTCACTCTCCGGCGTGTCTGGACGTGCCTTGTGCGTCGCCGTTCGCGAGCTGTCCTTCACGGGCAGGCGACTCCGTTCGCGGCGATGCCCTCGATGGGGCGGCGACTCCCCCGCTGGACCTCCACGCGACCGGGTATGACCGCGTCGCCGGTCCTGCcacgctgccgcccgccttcgTCACGCGCGCGATCGTCGCTCGCCCGTCGGCAGAAGTGGACTCCGAGGACTCTTTGGGCTCCAGTGGAGCGTCTGACCGCCTCGTGGGAGGGGACGCGTCTCCAGGCCCCGCGACGGGgacggcgcggacgcagccgtcgccgacgagaagcggagacgcgagtgTGGAACTATCGGGGGAAGCCACACCGGCGATGCAGGCGCTTCGTGGAGACGCGCCCAGCGCGGCAAGGCAGAtccagcagaggcgcggaagggcgacgcccgccCGCGAACTCGCCAGCCAGTATGCTGCAAGCGACAACGAAGCAGAAGTGGTGAGCGCAGACTCTGACGACTCCTTTTCGCTAGCCAAAGAAGATGCCGATATCGCTGGCATACGCGCGCTTGAGCGTCATGTGACGGAGGCGCTTCTGCCTAACCAAGACGAGGAAAtagacgcgcgcgccacgtCTCCAGGAGGCGGCCCCTTCCGAGTGGACAGCTTAGTCGCACGCGCGTCTCAGCGTGGGGCGAGTGCTCACGCAAATCCTTCCGCGGGAGGGACCCGCCCTctcggcgccagcgccggtGTCGAGCGCCTTTCGAGCCGAGAAAGCGATGGCGGAGAAAGCGGTGCGGACACGccgagcggcgacgagagacgATGCGGCTGCCCCGGGGGTACAGAGCACGGAGGCAGGGGCAGGGCTGGCAGAACACAGGCGGGAAATGAtggagacgcggcgcccctagagagggagagagtgcccggaggcggagacgcgaaacgAAGGGCAGGCGCGAGTGAGAGCGTGATGCCTTGCACTCAAAACAGACAACCCGGGGAGACGGCCGACGCGgtgcgacgcgcggcggaggcgaaaggagaagagagaggcccgAATCGAGGACGGAGGGGAGAGCGacaacgaagaagagaacgaaaAGGGATACGAGTTTGGGATTTCTttgcgcgaaggcgaaacaG GCGGATCGTAATGACGCTGTTTTCCCTCGCCACGGTGACCAGCGGTTTACTGTGCAGGCACCTGAGCCCCTTCTTCGATAtccttccttttctccgccgcgaTGCTCCGCTGCTTTCCTTCTTCAACGCTGTCGCATTCTTCTGGCCGGCGGGTATGCCCTCTGCGGCTTTTCTGGTCCTCCCCAGTGAAGACCAGTTCGAGTACAGAGAGGCCAAACAACGACAGAGAATCATCACTTTCTtggaggagctcgaggcccTGCCCGAAATTCAG GGCTCTTCGAGGTCTTGGATTACCGACTTGGAGGCTCACGTGAATGGGACCGCCTCAGCGGACGCCTCGG GTCACGTTCCTCCGGCGATCGTGCCTGAGTGCCCCTACCTCCCCGCGAATACgaccgcccgccgcgcgttcCCGTTCGACTCTGCATTGCACTTCAATTCGCGGCTTCGAGAGTGGATTGCGGACGGCGACAACACGGTGTGCGCTCTGAGTTCACTCGAGCAGAACGACACCGAGGCGActgcgagcgagaaggcgccgtGGCTCAAGAATGTCGTTCCTCCTCTCTACAAATCCGCGTATATTCGG CTCTCGAACAACGACACCCGGATTGAGGCGAGCTGCATCCTGCTGACGACTCTGTATCGCCCTGATAATCCTCTCGCAAACGTAGAGACGAAGCGAAAGCTGGAGAGAATGGTTCAAGAAAAACTGAGCCTGGATGGCGCGTTCATTTATGCGAACTGGTTCGAAGAAGCCGAACG AGATGAGCGAATCTTCGCAACGGTGTGCAAGCAGCTTCTTCTGGTggcgggcggcctcggcctgcttctcgccttcctcatTTCCCCGGCGGGGGCTCTCTtcgtgtctcttctcctcaCCACCACTTCACTCATGATCGCTAGCTGCCTGGTGATCCTGGGTGCGTCTATTGATGTCATCTCTCTTCTC GCTTTGTTCATGTGCGCCACCTTCGCGGCGGAGTACGGGACGCACGTTGTTTACCTGTTTCTTCACACAAGCGAAGCACGAAGTCAAGCTGGCTCGCGGGTCCCCCGTGTTGTGTGGGACGGGGAGCGCTGGAaaaggcagccgcgccagctAGCCCACCCAGCGACAGCGGTTAAACCCAGCCGACGAGCGGCGATCCGAGTTTGGAAATGCGCTCGCAGAGCAATATCAACTCTCGCGTTATCAGCTGCTTCCAAGTTTGTCG GAATTTTTCTCTTGATCTTCGCCCGCAATTTCGCCTTCAGAGCATTTTGTTTCCTCACGGGGCTGGCCCTTTTTGTgtcagcggcagctgcagccatCGTCGGGCCCATGCTTCTGTATTATCTCGAGCCGCTCTTCCCGACGTTCGTTCCCTCGGGAAGGCAAACTCGCTCGGGGATAGTTTACTGA